The DNA segment CCTGGGGACAATATTAATATGGACGTAGAGCTGATAGCGCCTGTGGCGTTAGAGGATCAGTTGAGGTTCGCGATAAGGGAAGGGGGAAGGACAGTAGGCGCTGGCG comes from the Thermodesulfobacteriota bacterium genome and includes:
- the tuf gene encoding elongation factor Tu (EF-Tu; promotes GTP-dependent binding of aminoacyl-tRNA to the A-site of ribosomes during protein biosynthesis; when the tRNA anticodon matches the mRNA codon, GTP hydrolysis results; the inactive EF-Tu-GDP leaves the ribosome and release of GDP is promoted by elongation factor Ts; many prokaryotes have two copies of the gene encoding EF-Tu), with protein sequence PGDNINMDVELIAPVALEDQLRFAIREGGRTVGAGVVTKIVE